The stretch of DNA CGCCGGCACCGGCCGCCACCAGGACCCTCACATCGTTTTCGCCCAGACGCGCCACTCTGGCCACCCACGAACCGATCGACGAGCCGATTTGAGCGATCGAGCCTTCCCGGCCGGCAGAACCGCCGCTCCCGATGGTGAGAGCAGTAGCAATCGTTTTGAGGCCTACGACCCGGGCCCGAATATGCCCACCACGCACCGCGATCGAGGCGATGATCTGAGGGACCCCGTGACCGGCGACCTCAGGCGCGAACCTGGCTGTGAGCCGCGAAGCGATCCAGATGCCAACCGGGATCGTCACGAGCGGCCACGCCCGGCCCAGCCGATCATCGACCAACGATGCTCCCGATCCAACCAGATCGATGGCCTTGATCAACACAAACGCGCCGAGGCCGGCGCCCACTCCGACCAATCCGGCCAGGACCATGAGCGTGGGCGTTCCCCCACGTCGAGAAACTGTCTGCAATCGATCCGACCAGCGCATCCGCTCCAGGCTAGGACCTCTGCGTCGACTCGGAGTGTCAGCGTCGGCGGAGGGGCGCATGCAAAGAACGTTTGGGACCGCACCGGCCCCTCGGGACGGGTACATTCCGACGTAGGCACCTAGGGAGGAGAGGCATGGACGACCACGATGCCCGCCGTGAGGCTGCCTTCAAGCGAGTGAAGGCCAAGCGAGAGTTCAAGAATCACCTGGCGGTGTACCTGATCGTGAACACCCTGCTCGTCGTGATCTGGGCCGCGTCCGGAGCAGGCTACTTCTGGCCGATCTGGCCCATCGCCGGCTGGGGAGTCGGATTGACATTCAACGCCTGGAGCGCCTATTTCGAGAAACCGATCTCAGAAGAGGACATTCGCAGGGAGATGGAGAAGGGCCTCTAGGAGGGCGGTCCGCCCAGGGGTAGCCGGTTCGGGCGAACCGCCACACGCACCAGCCAAACCAGCCAGTGCGAGGGCAGCGAACATCCGTCTGAACCTCACCACCTTCCTTCGGTAGGTGAACGCGAGGGCTTGAGCCACGACGACGATCGGCCGTGCGATCTTCGAGGGCCCCGATCAACGATATTTATCGATCAATTAACCCTCACGAGGGGCGTGCATGAACCTCAGTCGCGGAACCTGTGGAGGAATCCATAGGAGTTGTCTATGACCATTGTGTTCCTGATACTGGTTCTGTACGGACTCTTCTTCTTTCTCCTGGCGATGACCGATGAAGGCGCCGGCAGACGGCCGTCGAAGACGAATACAAACCGTCACCTCGTCGCCCCGATTTCGCTTCCAGGTCGAAACAACCCATCGCCGGAGGCAGCCGAGACAACCGAACTCGCCGTGTAGCCCCGCGATTAGGCGTTGTCACAACACGGGTCCCGGATGTTGCCCGCACGCCGAGTCCGCTCGCATGAACCCGCCGGTCCGGTCTAGGGGGATCGCCCGCTGGTGGTGTAGGAGTGACCAAGCTGGCTGGTCCACAGATAGTCGCCGCCCGGAAGTGGCCGATATGTCCAGCCGTGACGGTGACGGATTATGTGGTCGTGTCGGCAAGCAGGCGCCAATTCGTCTGTAGCGGTGCGCCGGCCCTCGGCCCAAGCGACACGATGATCGAGATCGCAGGCAGTTGAGGGCATTCGGCAACCGGGAAAGACACACGTGAGATCTCGGACCTCGACATGACGTTGCTGGGTAGCGGTGGGACGCCGCCGGGTGGTTCCGTGATGGACCGGGAGACCGGTGTAGGGGTCGGTCACGACATATCGCCAGCGACTCCCGTGTTGTCGATCGGTAACCTGACGGGCGATGTCGGCAATGACCGGACCATATCCGGCCAACTCCCCCGGCGCTTCGGACAGTTGAGTGAGAGTCGCGAGGTCGACTCGCAGTTCCACCCCGCCACGGTCACGTGTCGTGCCGAAGCCGCGACCCTCGAGCAGGTCGAGAAACACGTCGGCGCGCAACTGGTCGATCGAGCGCAGCTCACCGTTCCGCTTCAGGCTGCGAGCGACCCGGTTGACAAAGGCGCTGGCCGAAGCGACGCGATCGGGAGGGAGATCCAACCCCAGTAGATGAGCCGTCCCGTCTTCGGAAGGATCGACAATCACCCTTCTTTCCTCAACCGCTTCCTCATATCGGGCTTTGGCGGTTTCCGGATCCACTTCGATGCACAGCCGCTGCAGACGCGCCTTCAGTTGGCCGGTTGTCAGCTGCGGAGCGCGGTCGAGGATTTCGTTGCTCACCATCCGGGCGGTTTCCGGGTCCAGATGAGCTGTGCCGCTCATGATCACTCGAACCCGGCGCACGTCCAGATCGCCGGCGGAGAAGGCATCCCATACGCAAGGAAGTCGATCCCGAAGCTCCAGGGCCAGCTCCAACTCAGAGTCGGCTGCCCGACGAGTTAGCCGCAATGCGGCCCGGATCTCGGCTGCCGCCCCCTCAGCCACGAGTTCTGGATCATCTGATCCGTCCAAGTCCTCGATTGCATCGGCGATGGCGGCCATATCCCCATACAGATGAGCCTGGTGGTGAGACACCAATCGTTGGCGAGCCCGCATCACCACCACACGGTCAAACCCGGAAAGGCGGCTCATATCTACTGCGGAGAGAATGACGGCAAGAAACGGACCCGGTTCCATCGAGTCCAGATCCGCTGGTATGCCTGCCATCTCGTTATCGAACATATGTTCGTTTCTATCTGCTGATTAGGACAGAATTGTCTTTCAAACGGTGCTGCGCGGGGCGTTGCCTGGAGGAAAGATCAAACCCAACTAGGCAAGCCTCGCCTGAGCCACCGAATCACTGGCCTCAGCGGACGGACCCCCAGATTCCGTCATTGCCGTGGTCGCGCCATCGACGACGGCGCCACGCCCGACCCATGTCGACACCACACACAAGACTCCGGTAGCTGTCGGCCCACTCGAGCCCATCACCGGTTACGGGGACTTCTCTCATGTCGCGACGCCGTACGACTTGGATCCTGACGAGGTGATGATGGCGGTGGCCGCTTGCCTACAGGACAACGGCTATCCGGTGATCTTCACTCCGGGAATGGGCGTCGATTGGTCTCCGATTCCTCCACATCAGCACATGGAGGGAAGTCGAGTCGAGGATGCTTGTTTCACCGGATTGAACCTACCCGATCCGGTTCCACCCACCGAGCAGGAACTGCTCGACAGGTATGACTACCTGGTTGAGATGGCAGCCTGCCTAGCCGCGGAGGGATACAACACGCCTGATCCTCCCTCTCCAGAAGCCTTCGTTGAGGGTTACGGAACCGAGGAATCCTGGTCGCCATACAACTTCTTGCCGTTGTCGCTATCGGAAGAGGAGTGGCAACGCCTCATGGTGGCCTGCCCGCAAGCATGAAGTGACCAGTGTGAGAGGCTCAACCCGTCCTCAGTTGTCGAGATGGGGCGTGGAAACGACCCGAAACATTCAAGGTTCACTGGTGCCGCGGGAATCGGTGCTGGTCCCGCCGTATCCGGAAGGCGTTACTGACCAGCTGCCAAGCCATGGCAATGCTTGTACTTGAGACCCGAGCCGCACGGGCACCGTTCGTTGCGTCCG from Acidimicrobiia bacterium encodes:
- a CDS encoding DUF222 domain-containing protein, coding for MFDNEMAGIPADLDSMEPGPFLAVILSAVDMSRLSGFDRVVVMRARQRLVSHHQAHLYGDMAAIADAIEDLDGSDDPELVAEGAAAEIRAALRLTRRAADSELELALELRDRLPCVWDAFSAGDLDVRRVRVIMSGTAHLDPETARMVSNEILDRAPQLTTGQLKARLQRLCIEVDPETAKARYEEAVEERRVIVDPSEDGTAHLLGLDLPPDRVASASAFVNRVARSLKRNGELRSIDQLRADVFLDLLEGRGFGTTRDRGGVELRVDLATLTQLSEAPGELAGYGPVIADIARQVTDRQHGSRWRYVVTDPYTGLPVHHGTTRRRPTATQQRHVEVRDLTCVFPGCRMPSTACDLDHRVAWAEGRRTATDELAPACRHDHIIRHRHGWTYRPLPGGDYLWTSQLGHSYTTSGRSP
- a CDS encoding 2TM domain-containing protein — protein: MDDHDARREAAFKRVKAKREFKNHLAVYLIVNTLLVVIWAASGAGYFWPIWPIAGWGVGLTFNAWSAYFEKPISEEDIRREMEKGL